A single region of the Vespula pensylvanica isolate Volc-1 chromosome 8, ASM1446617v1, whole genome shotgun sequence genome encodes:
- the LOC122631306 gene encoding NEDD8-conjugating enzyme UBE2F-like: MITLRGKLKKDPEITNSKNRDYNKRASVRDKLLIKEVQEMEQTLPVTCQVTFNDPHRLYEFTLLIIPDEGYWAGGRFFFDIYIPEDYNMAPPKVKCLTKLWHPNISEDGDVCLSILRQNSIDGMGWAPTRKLKDVVWGLNSLFTDLLNFDDPLNRDAAELFIKDKESFRTKVKYYVMQYAKR; encoded by the exons ATGATTACATTAAgaggaaaattgaaaaaagatccTGAGATTACAAATTCTAAAAATAGAGATTATAATAAACGAGCATCTGTTCGCGACAAGCTATTGATAAAAGAG GTACAAGAAATGGAGCAAACGCTTCCTGTTACCTGTCAAGTAACGTTTAATGATCCTCATAGATTATATGAATTTACGCTTTTGATTATACCTGATGAGGGATATTGGGCTGGTGGAcgcttcttcttcgatatttatataccaGAAGATTATAATATGgct CCACCAAAGGTAAAatgtttaacaaaattatggCATCCTAATATAAGCGAAGATGGAGATGTATGTCTTTCAATATTAAGGCAAAATAGTATAGATGGGATGGGATGGGCGCCAACCCGTAAACTAAAAGATGTTGTATGGGGTTTAAATTCACTCTTTACT gatcttttaaattttgatGATCCTTTAAATAGAGATGCGGCTGAATTgtttattaaagataaagaatctTTTCGTACTAAGGTAAAGTATTATGTTATGCAGTATGCAAAAAGATGA
- the LOC122631307 gene encoding vacuolar protein-sorting-associated protein 25 isoform X1, translating into MAEIEWPWQYSFPPFFTLQPHADTKAKQLAAWKSLVLEYYRITKQAIVDIREVHSSPLFNNSAINRKLPSEVVLIILEELSKTGNAMPLDKTKQRWLVYWHTLEEWGDIIYNWVQETGHVGSVCTFYELTQGEDIVDQEFYKLDTEVLIRSLRTLEYAKKAELIMFDDNQGVKFF; encoded by the exons ATGGCAGAAATCGAATGGCCGTGGCAATACAGTTTTCCTCCATTTTTTAC TCTCCAACCACACGCAGATACAAAAGCAAAACAATTAGCAGCATGGAAGAGTTTagtattagaatattatcGGATCACAAAACAAGCAATTGTAGATATACGAGAAGTCCATTCAAGCCCTCTTTTTAACAATAGTGCAATCAACC gaaaattaccATCGGAAGTAGTACTTATAATATTAGAGGAGTTAAGCAAAACAGGAAATGCTATGCCGTTAGATAAGACAAAACAAAGATGGTTAGTTTACTGGCACACATTGGAAGAATGGggcgatataatatataattgggTACAAGAAACTGGACACGTTGGATCTGTATGTACTTTCTACGAATTAACTCAAGGAGAAGATATAGTTGATCAAG aattttataaacttgATACGGAAGTATTAATAAGATCTCTTAGAACTCTTGAGTATGCTAAAAAGGCTGAATTGATCATGTTTGATGATAATCAGGGagttaaatttttttga
- the LOC122631307 gene encoding vacuolar protein-sorting-associated protein 25 isoform X2, with the protein MAEIEWPWQYSFPPFFTLQPHADTKAKQLAAWKSLVLEYYRITKQAIVDIREVHSSPLFNNSAINRKLPSEVVLIILEELSKTGNAMPLDKTKQRWLVYWHTLEEWGDIIYNWVQETGHVGSVCTFYELTQGEDIVDQDLNVNLQQPIYGNNKGDVFCG; encoded by the exons ATGGCAGAAATCGAATGGCCGTGGCAATACAGTTTTCCTCCATTTTTTAC TCTCCAACCACACGCAGATACAAAAGCAAAACAATTAGCAGCATGGAAGAGTTTagtattagaatattatcGGATCACAAAACAAGCAATTGTAGATATACGAGAAGTCCATTCAAGCCCTCTTTTTAACAATAGTGCAATCAACC gaaaattaccATCGGAAGTAGTACTTATAATATTAGAGGAGTTAAGCAAAACAGGAAATGCTATGCCGTTAGATAAGACAAAACAAAGATGGTTAGTTTACTGGCACACATTGGAAGAATGGggcgatataatatataattgggTACAAGAAACTGGACACGTTGGATCTGTATGTACTTTCTACGAATTAACTCAAGGAGAAGATATAGTTGATCAAG atttaAACGTAAACTTACAACAGCCAATCTACGGCAATAATAAGGGTGACGTCTTTTGCGGGTAA
- the LOC122631304 gene encoding excitatory amino acid transporter 1, giving the protein MARPKRWKKCMSENSLTLLTIFGVCAGTLIGFILRNINKPEGWTSREIMYIQFPGDLFLRILKGLILPLIVASIVSSIGSLDLSLSGKIGMRSIYYYGTTTISAVILGIILVSVIRPGEISGHFDSQKELTIRNVTTTDTLLDLVRNIFPPNLVQACITQYRTILTKPENVTDEIPVENWDISHVYTDGTNILGLVVFSIVFGITLGKMGESGKALLDFFTALSEATMIITNWVIWISPIGVCFLVTSKLLEIKDISAIVGQLGLYFITVLLGLFLHGFGTLSVIYFICTKELPFKVIKKMGQVLATAFGTASSTATLPVTLQCLDNMGADPRITRFVVPIGATINMDGTALYEAVAAIFIAQVRGVSLTLSSIIGVSITATAASIGAAGIPQAGLVTMVMVLDTIGLPAKDVTLIIAVDWLLDRFRTTINVMCDALGACIIERMSKGELDVPTLNQTEDSIELAQLRKAEA; this is encoded by the exons ATGGCACGTccaaaaagatggaaaaagtgCATGTCGGAAAATTCATTGACTTTGCTCACGATATTCGGTGTGTGTGCCGGTACTCTAATCGGTTTCATCTTAAGGAATATCAACAAACCGGAGGGATGGACATCTCGTGAGATAATGTACATTCAATTTCCTGGAGATCTTTTTCTTAGGATCCTTAAAGGTCTGATTTTACCTTTGATAGTGGCTAGTATCGTCAGTTCAATTGGTAGTTTGGACCTATCTCTCTCAG GAAAAATCGGTATgagatcgatttattattatggaaCTACAACGATTAGTGCTGTAATTCTTGGTATAATTCTTGTCTCCGTGATAAGACCCGGAGAAATCAGTGGACATTTCGATAGTCAAAAGGAGTTAACTATCAGAAACGTTACTACCACCGACACGCTATTAGATTTAGTTAG gaatatATTTCCGCCGAATCTTGTTCAGGCCTGTATTACGCAA tatCGTACGATATTAACGAAGCCTGAAAATGTGACAGATG AAATTCCTGTAGAAAATTGGGATATTTCACACGTATATACCGATGGTACCAATATTCTTGGATTGGTCGTTTTTAGTATTGTTTTTGGGATTACACTCGGTAAAATGGGAGAGTCTGGAAAAGCTTTGTTGGATTTCTTTACAGCATTATCAGAAGCAACAATGATTATCACTAACTGGGTTATTTG gatTTCACCGATTGGTGTTTGCTTTTTGGTTACTTCAAAACTTTTAGAAATTAAGGATATAAGTGCCATCGTTGGTCAATTaggtttatattttataacagtATTATTGGGACTATTTCTCCATGGTTTTGGCACTCTGTCcgttatatactttatttgtACCAAAGAATTACCTttcaaagttattaaaaaaatgggACAAGTATTAGCTACAGCATTTGGAACAGCTTCAAg tACTGCTACACTGCCAGTTACTCTGCAGTGCTTGGATAATATGGGAGCAGATCCTAGGATAACAAGGTTTGTTGTACCAATTGGTGCAACTATCAATATGGATGGGACTGCATTGTATGAAGCAGTTGCAGCTATATTTATTGCTCAAGTTAGAGGAGTATCATTGACTCTTAGCAGTATCATTGGTGTtag CATAACTGCAACAGCTGCAAGTATAGGTGCTGCTGGTATACCACAAGCTGGTCTTGTTACAATGGTTATGGTATTAGATACCATAGGTTTACCCGCAAAAGACGTCACCCTTATTATTGCCGTAGATTGGCTGTT AGATCGATTCCGGACTACGATTAACGTAATGTGTGATGCACTCGGTGCTTGTATAATCGAACGTATGAGCAAAGGAGAACTTGATGTACCTACATTGAATCAAACGGAAGATTCTATTGAACTTGCTCAATTGCGTAAAGCAGAAgcataa